From the Mesorhizobium koreense genome, the window GCGCCCAATGGTTGAGGAAGCGTCGGACCGCCGGCTTCAGGTCGAGCGGGACGTACTGATGCAGCACGCGATCGCCGAGCCGCTCGGATGCAACGCCGGCCGAGGTGACCGTCCCGGTAGTAAGGACGATATTGATGCCGAGCGAAAGGATGTGTTCGATCAGAGGTATGACGGCATTGGTCTCGCCGACGCTCGCCGCATGCATCCAGATCAGCGGTCCGGCGGGTCGTGGATAGGCTGCAAAGCCGTAGCGCTCACGACGCCGGACGGGATCTTCCTTGCCCTTGGAGGCACGCCAGGCGACATAACCGCCGATCAGCGGGTAAGCCGCCGCCCCGGTCCACCGATAGGCGCCCAGAACGGCGCGTGCCCAGCCCTCGCTCATCGCCGCCCGTCGACCAATGCATAGGCCTTCGCGGTCGCCGCGTTCAGGCCTGCGGTCACGGCAAGCCGCTTTTCTTCCAGTTCCGCCTCGCCGGCGTCGCGTCCGACATAGACCGGCTCGCCGAACACAACCGCGCGCCGGCCGAAGGGAAGATTGATGGTGGTCTTGTCCCAGGTCCTGTCGAGCACCTTGCGGCGGCTCGTGGCATAGGCGACCGGCAGGATCGGACGGCCGGAAATGCGGGCGAGCGTGATGATGCCCATGCCGGCCTGACGCGGGGTGCCGTGCGGAATGTCGGCGATCATGGCGACGACATTACCCGCATCGAGGGTTTTCTTGAGAGCGATCAAAGCCCGCGCCCCGCCCTTGTCGGCCGCCGTCGAACCGGCGCGGCCGCCCGAGCCGCGAATGGTGCGGAAGCCGTTGCGCTCCAGCACCAGCGCGTTGAGTTCGGCGTCGGCGCTTCGGGAAAGCATCGCCGAGACGGAGATATGGCGCGGCCGATCGAATGCCGACAGGATATGCTGGCCGTGCCAGAGCGCGACGATCGGCGGCATGTATTGGGTCAGCTTCTCGGCGGTCTTGTCGCTGCCTTCGATGAGCGGGTTGGTCCAGTAGACGAAGCGGAAGGCCCGCGCCACGAACCACGCCACGAAGGGCATGGTAAAGCGCGAGGCGGCGAGCGGCTTGCGGATGCGCCGCCACAGCCGACGCGCAGGACCCTCCTGCCTGCGCTTTCGGGCAGGCCTGGCGGCTGTGCCGGTGATCTGTCCGTCGCGCATGATCAATCTTTACCCGGCAGGGTCGCTTCCGGGTCGAGGAGCCGGTGCAGATGGACGATGAAATAACGCATGTCGGCGTTGTCGACTGTCGATTGGGCCTTCGCCCTCCAGGCCGCATGCGCTGAGGCGTAGTCGGGATAGATACCGACGATATCGAGCGCGTCCAGGTCACGGAATTCGGTCGAACCGAGCGATTTCAGCTCGCCGCCGAAGACCAGGTGGAGAAGCTGCTTTTTTTCAGCCGGGCCGGTCATTCTTCTGTTCTTGTCGCGTTTCCGGAGAATCGGTGCTTAGCGGAAAAACCGCCGCGATGATATATTCGCATCGCTGTCAGTTTTCCATGTCGCGGATCGATCGCGCCATCTCACCGAGAAGCGATCCGCTGCCGGCGACGAGCGTGCCGTGACGTGTCTCGCGGCGCGCATAGAAGGGTGTTTCACCCTGCCGGTCAAGCACCATGCCGCCGGCCTCGGCCAGAATGAGATCCGCCGCCGCAAGGTCCCAATCGTGCGAATTGGCCTTGATGAAGGTGGCGTCGATCCGTCCCGACGCCACCATGGCGAGGCGGTAGGCGAGCGACGGGATATAGGGAACGCCGACAAAACGGCTGCGCTGCCGCTCCGGCATGGCCTCGATCAATGCTTTCGGCCCGCCGACCCGCAACTCACCCTCGGCTTCGCGCACGGCAATCGCCTTGCCGTTGCAGACTGCACCGCCGCCAGCGCGGGCCGCATAGACTTCCGCCTTCGCCGGGCAGTCGAGCACGCCGGCGACGGGACGGCCGGCCTCGACGATGGCGACGCTGACGCACCATTCGTCAGAGCCTGCGATGAAGCCTCTTGTGCCGTCGATCGGATCGACGACGAAGGTACGTGCGGCGGAAAGCCGCTCCGGGGAATCCGCCGTCTCCTCCGACAGCCAGCCATAGTCCGGGCGCGCGGCGGAAAGCCGGTCGCGCAACAGTTTGTCGACGGCGAGATCGCCTTCCGTCACCGGCGAATTGCCGGCCTTCATCCATACCTGCGGATCGCGGCGGAAATAGCGCATCGCAAGCTCGCCCGCCTCGCGTGCGGCGGCGCGGATCATTTCCAGATCGGCGTCGGGCCTCGTGCGGGTCAGGTCAGTCACCGGCAAGCGTCATGCCCTCGATCAGAAGCGTCGGCGCGGCGGTGCCGAAATTGCGATCGATATCGTCCGCCGGAACCATGCGCATGAACATGTCCTTCAGGTTGGAGGCGATCGTCACTTCCGACACAGGATAGGCAAGTTCGCCGTTCTCGATCCAGAAGCCCGATGCGCCGCGGCTGTACTCGCCCGTCAGCATGTCCACACCGTGGCCGAAGACTTCGGTGACGTAGAAACCGCTCTTCACGGAAGCGATCAACTCCTCGGGCGATCGGTCGCCCGGCTCAATGGCGAAATTGGTCGAAGACGGCGAAACGGACGTGCCCGAACGCGCGCCGCGACCGTTGGTGGCGAGACCGAGTTCATGCGCCGCCGAGGTCGACAGGAACCAGTGGCAAAGCACGCCGTCCTCGACCATCGTGAGAGCCTCACCCGCAACGCCTTCGCCGTCGAAAGGGCGCGATCCTGGTCCCCGGCGCTTCAACGGATGGTCGGTAGCGGTGATCCCGGCCGCCGCCACCTGTTGCCCCATCCGGTCCTTCAGGAAGGACGTCTTGCGGGCAACCGAAGCGCCGTTGATGGCGCCAGCCAGGTGACCGGCGATGCCGCGTGCGACACGCGGATCGTAGATCACGGTTACCGGACCGGTCTTCGCCTTGCGCGAGCCGAGCCGACGCACCGTCCGCTCGCCGGCGCGGGCGCCGATGTCGGCTGGCCGGTCAAGGTCCGCGAAATGAAGGCGAGAGGAAAAATCATAGTCGCGCTCCATCGACGTCCCCTCGCCCGCCACCACGCTGACGGAGCGCGAGAAGCGCGTCACCGCATATTGGCCGAGGAAGCCGGCAGAGGTGGCGAGAACGAGGCCGCCCAACCCGGCGCTCGCGCCAGCGCCGCCCGAATTGGTGACGCCCTCGACGGCAAGCGCGGCTTCTTCCATCGCGAGCGCGTCGTCCTTCAGCCGGTCGGTCACGATTTCCGCTGCATCGAAGAGATCGAGGTCCGTCGGCTCGCCAGCCAGAAGCGCGGGATCGGCGAGGCCCTGATAGATATCTTCGGGCGATACTTTCGCCATGGCGACGGCCCGCTCGGCGAGTATTTTCGGATCGGATGTGGCGGTCGCCGAAACGCTGGCGACACGCTTGCCGACGAAGACACGCAACGAAACGTCGTCACTTTCCGAAGCCTCCGTGCCCTCGACCTTGCCGAGCCTTACGGACACGCCGCGCGCCCGCGAGCGCACCGCGACCGCGTCGGCGGCGTCGGCTCCGGACTTCCTCGCGGCTTCGACGAGCGCTGCCACCTGATCGGCAAGCTTCGCGGCGTCGGGAGAATCGGTCATGGTTTGGTCGTCCTCGTGGGGATACTTGTCGGGAAATTTCGAGCCGGCAGCCCAGGCAGGTGGCACGAACGCCATTGCACCCCATCTATTGTGCCGGGCTTGCATGTGCAATGGGGCCGGCGTAGGCACGCGGTTTCGCTCGAAATCGTGTTCGGCCCGAAACCCGACGAAGAGGGGATACCCGTGGTTGACGCAGGCCCGCCGATCGACACCGAAACGCTGCTCCTGCTTGGGGGCGCGGTGGTCGCCGCTCCACTCTTCAAACGCATCGGGCTCGGCACCGTGCTCGGCTATCTGGCCGCCGGCGTGGTGATCGGCCCGGTCCTGCGCTTCATTGCCGGCGGCGAGGAGATATTGAGCGTAGCCGAACTCGGCATCGTTTTCCTGCTCTTCATCATCGGTCTGGAACTGAAGCCGACGCGGCTTTGGGCATTGCGTCGCGACATATTCGGGCTCGGGCTCGTGCAAGTGTTGGTGACGGGCGCGGTACTGGCGGGGCTTGGCGTGGCATTCGCCGGCCTCTCCTTCCCCGCCGCGATCATCGCCGGCTACGGCCTGTCGCTCTCCTCGACGGCCTTCGCGCTCCAGATCCTGGAAGACGAGGGCGCGACGAACCGTCGTTACGGACAGACTTCGTTCGCGATGCTGCTTTTCCAGGATCTCGCGATCGTGCCGCTGTTGGCGCTGATCCCGCTGCTTTCGCCGGGCAGCGAGGGGGCGACCCGCATGACATTGCCGCAATTCGGCATTTCGATTGCCGCGGTCGCCGCGCTGGTGATCGTCGGACGTTATCTGCTTAGCCCACTCTTCCGCGTCATCGCCAATACGGGCGCAAAGGAGGTGATGATCGCGGCGGCGCTGCTCGTCGTCCTTGGCTCGGCCGACATCATGCAGTTCGCCGGGCTCTCCATGGCGATGGGTGCCTTCATCGCCGGCGTGCTGCTCGCCGAATCCTCCTATCGCCATGAACTCGAAGCCGATATCGAGCCGTTCCGCGGCATCCTGCTCGGCCTCTTTTTCATGGCGGTCGGGCTTTCGCTGAACCTGAATGTCATCTTCGACAACTGGATCGTCATCGCCATAGCGGTTCCGGTGCTGATGGCGGTCAAGGCCACTCTCATCTATGCGCTGACCCGCCTGTTCGGCAGTGAGCACGACAATGCCGTGCGCACCGCGTTCCTGCTGCCGCAGGGCGGCGAGTTCGGCTTCGTGCTCTTTTCGGCGGCGGCCTCCGCGTCGATCTTTTCGGATGCGACGGCCTCACTTCTCATCGCAGTCGTCACCGTCTCGATGGCGCTCACCCCGGTCTCGGTGCTGATCGGCAAGCGCTTCCTGCGGCCCGAGCGCAGCGAGGAGATCGACGAGGATTTTTCCGGCCTCGACGGCGGCGCCGACGTGTTGATGATCGGTTTCTCGCGTTTCGGCCAGATCGCCTCGCAGATGCTTCTTTCCGGCGGCACAAGCGTGACCATCATCGACCATTCGGCGAACCGGGTCCGCTCGGTACAGAAATTCGGCTTCCGCATCTATTTCGGCGACGGCCAGCGCAAGGACGTTCTGGAGGCGGCCGGCATAAGGCGGGCGAAAATCGTGGCCGTCTGCACCAACCACCGCGAAACAACGGACCGGATCGTCGAACTGATCCAGGCCGAGTTTCCGGACGTGCGCCTGTTCGTACGTTCCTACGACCGGGCCCATACGCTGGAGCTTCGCGCCCGCGGGGTCGAATACGAAATCAGGGAGACATTCGAGTCGGCCCTGATGTTCGGACGCAGGTCGCTTGAAGCTCTCGGCGCCGACGAGGATCAGGCCTACGAAATCTCTCTGGATGTCCGCAAACGCGATGAGGAACGGCTGGCGATCCAGGCGGTCGAGGGCATTACCGGCGGCCTCGACAAGATGCGGCGCACGCCCGTCACGCCGGAGCCGCTGGTCAAGCCGACGCGCGAATCCAAACGCCTCGACAACGCCAACGAAAACGAGCCGCAAACAGGCGACGAAGACGAGATGACAGCGGACGCAAGCTGACGGCGGTGCGGCCGCCGTCTATCCCTTCTCCGCATCGTCGAATTTCGGCCCGACGATCAGGATCGCCGGCTCGACGGAGAGGAGCTTCTTTGCCTCGGCCTTCACCTCGTCGAGCGTGACGGCGTTGATCTTGGCATCGCGCGTCTGGATATAGTCGATGCCGAGATCGTCGATCTGGAGATCGACCAGCGTCCGGGCGATGGCCGCGGAGGAATCGAGATTGCTGATGGCGAAAGCGCCGATGACGTATTTCTTCACTTCGGCGAGTTCTTCGGCGGTCGGTCCTTCCTCCACCATCTTTTTCACCACGTCACGCACGATCTTCAGCGTCTCCTGCGCCTTGTCCGAGCGCGTCGCGGTTTGGATCGTCAGACCCGTCGCATGCTCCCTATCTATGAGGCCGGAGCCCGCCCCGTAGGCGAGGCCGCGCTTTTCGCGCACCTCCTCGAACAATCTGGAGGAGAAGGTGCCGCCGCCGAGAATCTGGTTCATCAGATACGCCGCAAAGAAATCGGGCGCGTTGCGCCTGACGCCAGGATAGAAGAGATGGAGCGAGGTCTGCGGCAGGTCGTAGGTGATCTGCACCCGCTGGTCGAGCTTCGGCTTGATATCGGGAACGGGCGTCAGGTCAGCCTTCTCCGGCAAATCGCCAAAGACTTCGTCCAGCACCTTCTTCAGTGTCGCGGCGTCGATCGCCCCGACCACCGCGACCGTCAGATTGTCGCGCGCGAACTGACGGTGGTGGAAGGCCTTCAAATCATCCGAAGTGATCGTGGCGAGGGTTTCAGGCGTGCCGTCGGACCGTTTCGAATAGGGGTGATCACCGTAGAGCGCCTTCGCCATGGCGATGCCGGCCTGCGTGTTCGGATCGTTCTCGGAGCCACGTATGCCCGAGATCACCTGGGCGCGGATGCGGTCGATCGGCTTCTGGTCGAAGCGGGGCTTTTCTACAGCAAGCTTCAGAAGATGGAAGG encodes:
- a CDS encoding TldD/PmbA family protein, with translation MTDSPDAAKLADQVAALVEAARKSGADAADAVAVRSRARGVSVRLGKVEGTEASESDDVSLRVFVGKRVASVSATATSDPKILAERAVAMAKVSPEDIYQGLADPALLAGEPTDLDLFDAAEIVTDRLKDDALAMEEAALAVEGVTNSGGAGASAGLGGLVLATSAGFLGQYAVTRFSRSVSVVAGEGTSMERDYDFSSRLHFADLDRPADIGARAGERTVRRLGSRKAKTGPVTVIYDPRVARGIAGHLAGAINGASVARKTSFLKDRMGQQVAAAGITATDHPLKRRGPGSRPFDGEGVAGEALTMVEDGVLCHWFLSTSAAHELGLATNGRGARSGTSVSPSSTNFAIEPGDRSPEELIASVKSGFYVTEVFGHGVDMLTGEYSRGASGFWIENGELAYPVSEVTIASNLKDMFMRMVPADDIDRNFGTAAPTLLIEGMTLAGD
- a CDS encoding M16 family metallopeptidase; this translates as MNLPSIRAAVSARLLALALVLCWLAALALPASAEVSIQDVTSPKGIHAWLVEDYSVPIVTIRFAFGGGTSQDPDGKEGLANLMTGLFDEGAGDLDSDAFQEKLDDAGAEMRFEASRDRVYGSMRMLASQEDAAFHLLKLAVEKPRFDQKPIDRIRAQVISGIRGSENDPNTQAGIAMAKALYGDHPYSKRSDGTPETLATITSDDLKAFHHRQFARDNLTVAVVGAIDAATLKKVLDEVFGDLPEKADLTPVPDIKPKLDQRVQITYDLPQTSLHLFYPGVRRNAPDFFAAYLMNQILGGGTFSSRLFEEVREKRGLAYGAGSGLIDREHATGLTIQTATRSDKAQETLKIVRDVVKKMVEEGPTAEELAEVKKYVIGAFAISNLDSSAAIARTLVDLQIDDLGIDYIQTRDAKINAVTLDEVKAEAKKLLSVEPAILIVGPKFDDAEKG
- a CDS encoding lysophospholipid acyltransferase family protein; its protein translation is MRDGQITGTAARPARKRRQEGPARRLWRRIRKPLAASRFTMPFVAWFVARAFRFVYWTNPLIEGSDKTAEKLTQYMPPIVALWHGQHILSAFDRPRHISVSAMLSRSADAELNALVLERNGFRTIRGSGGRAGSTAADKGGARALIALKKTLDAGNVVAMIADIPHGTPRQAGMGIITLARISGRPILPVAYATSRRKVLDRTWDKTTINLPFGRRAVVFGEPVYVGRDAGEAELEEKRLAVTAGLNAATAKAYALVDGRR
- a CDS encoding DUF4170 domain-containing protein produces the protein MTGPAEKKQLLHLVFGGELKSLGSTEFRDLDALDIVGIYPDYASAHAAWRAKAQSTVDNADMRYFIVHLHRLLDPEATLPGKD
- a CDS encoding monovalent cation:proton antiporter-2 (CPA2) family protein: MVDAGPPIDTETLLLLGGAVVAAPLFKRIGLGTVLGYLAAGVVIGPVLRFIAGGEEILSVAELGIVFLLFIIGLELKPTRLWALRRDIFGLGLVQVLVTGAVLAGLGVAFAGLSFPAAIIAGYGLSLSSTAFALQILEDEGATNRRYGQTSFAMLLFQDLAIVPLLALIPLLSPGSEGATRMTLPQFGISIAAVAALVIVGRYLLSPLFRVIANTGAKEVMIAAALLVVLGSADIMQFAGLSMAMGAFIAGVLLAESSYRHELEADIEPFRGILLGLFFMAVGLSLNLNVIFDNWIVIAIAVPVLMAVKATLIYALTRLFGSEHDNAVRTAFLLPQGGEFGFVLFSAAASASIFSDATASLLIAVVTVSMALTPVSVLIGKRFLRPERSEEIDEDFSGLDGGADVLMIGFSRFGQIASQMLLSGGTSVTIIDHSANRVRSVQKFGFRIYFGDGQRKDVLEAAGIRRAKIVAVCTNHRETTDRIVELIQAEFPDVRLFVRSYDRAHTLELRARGVEYEIRETFESALMFGRRSLEALGADEDQAYEISLDVRKRDEERLAIQAVEGITGGLDKMRRTPVTPEPLVKPTRESKRLDNANENEPQTGDEDEMTADAS
- a CDS encoding 3'(2'),5'-bisphosphate nucleotidase CysQ, whose protein sequence is MPVTDLTRTRPDADLEMIRAAAREAGELAMRYFRRDPQVWMKAGNSPVTEGDLAVDKLLRDRLSAARPDYGWLSEETADSPERLSAARTFVVDPIDGTRGFIAGSDEWCVSVAIVEAGRPVAGVLDCPAKAEVYAARAGGGAVCNGKAIAVREAEGELRVGGPKALIEAMPERQRSRFVGVPYIPSLAYRLAMVASGRIDATFIKANSHDWDLAAADLILAEAGGMVLDRQGETPFYARRETRHGTLVAGSGSLLGEMARSIRDMEN